From Irregularibacter muris, one genomic window encodes:
- the cas2 gene encoding CRISPR-associated endonuclease Cas2, whose amino-acid sequence MYIILMYDIVMDEDGAKVQRRTFKICKRYLTHIQNSVFEGNLSEVNLMKLKKELAQFIRKDKDSFIIFKSRDEKWLTKEFLGKEDDKTSNFF is encoded by the coding sequence ATGTATATTATTTTAATGTATGATATAGTGATGGATGAAGATGGAGCTAAGGTGCAAAGAAGGACATTTAAAATCTGTAAACGGTATTTAACCCATATACAAAATTCTGTCTTTGAAGGAAATTTATCAGAAGTAAATTTAATGAAATTAAAAAAAGAACTAGCTCAATTTATTAGAAAAGATAAAGATTCCTTTATTATATTCAAAAGCAGAGATGAAAAATGGCTGACTAAAGAATTTTTGGGAAAAGAAGATGATAAAACATCTAATTTTTTTTAA
- the cas4 gene encoding CRISPR-associated protein Cas4 has protein sequence MKKITGVMIYYYFVCKRKLWFFVNDITMEQSSDLVAMGKLVDETSYSREKKNILIDENINIDFLKEWKVIHEVKKSRKIEEASKWQLKYYIWILKHKGVAIEKGVLDYPLLRKRENVFLLEEDEKRLEEIRKDIEEIILLKSPPQRIKKSICRKCAYYELCYI, from the coding sequence ATGAAAAAAATAACAGGTGTTATGATTTACTATTATTTTGTTTGCAAAAGGAAATTATGGTTTTTTGTAAATGATATTACTATGGAACAAAGTAGCGATTTAGTAGCAATGGGAAAATTAGTGGATGAAACCTCCTATAGTAGAGAAAAAAAGAATATTTTAATCGATGAAAATATTAATATAGATTTCTTGAAGGAATGGAAAGTAATTCATGAAGTTAAAAAGTCTAGAAAAATAGAAGAAGCCTCCAAATGGCAATTAAAATATTATATATGGATTTTAAAGCACAAAGGTGTTGCTATTGAAAAGGGAGTGCTTGATTATCCATTGCTAAGAAAAAGGGAAAATGTGTTTTTGCTTGAAGAAGATGAAAAAAGACTTGAAGAAATTCGTAAGGATATTGAGGAAATAATATTATTAAAATCACCACCACAAAGGATAAAAAAATCTATATGTAGAAAATGTGCTTATTATGAACTGTGTTATATATAG
- the cas1b gene encoding type I-B CRISPR-associated endonuclease Cas1b yields MGETFYIFRDGDLKRKDNNIIVKTAEGDKKNLKAEVTDEIYLFGEVEMNTKLLNFLSQEKIVMHIFNYYGFYSGSFYPRESNVSGYLLVNQVKKYDDKESRVKIAREILKAASYNIYRNLRYYNGRGAALDNPMKNIQSLIDKLEYCTSINELMGTEGNIRKTYYSAWNSIVKQKIDFTKRVKRPPDNMINSLISFVNSLVYTTVLSEIYKTQLNPTISYLHEPGVKRFSLCLDIAEIFKPLIGERMIFSLLNKNQITEKDFERESNFLYLKESARKTILMEYDARLKRTILHRDLGREVSYRYLIRLECYKLIKEIIGEKDYNGFKIWW; encoded by the coding sequence ATGGGAGAGACTTTTTATATATTCAGAGATGGGGATTTAAAAAGAAAAGATAATAATATTATAGTGAAAACCGCTGAGGGAGATAAAAAGAATTTAAAAGCTGAGGTAACAGATGAGATATATCTGTTTGGAGAAGTAGAAATGAATACCAAGCTCTTAAATTTTCTATCCCAAGAAAAGATTGTGATGCATATATTTAATTATTATGGTTTTTATAGTGGCAGTTTTTATCCAAGAGAGAGTAATGTAAGTGGGTATCTACTAGTAAATCAGGTAAAAAAATACGATGACAAAGAGAGTAGAGTGAAAATAGCACGAGAAATATTAAAAGCGGCTTCCTACAATATATATAGAAATTTGAGATACTATAATGGTAGGGGAGCAGCATTAGATAATCCAATGAAGAACATCCAAAGCTTAATAGATAAATTGGAATATTGTACAAGTATAAATGAGCTAATGGGTACAGAAGGAAATATTAGGAAAACATATTATTCTGCTTGGAATTCCATTGTAAAACAAAAAATAGATTTTACAAAGAGAGTAAAAAGACCACCAGATAATATGATTAATAGCCTGATTTCATTTGTAAATAGTCTTGTTTATACAACGGTTCTATCTGAAATATACAAGACTCAGTTAAATCCAACTATTAGTTATTTGCATGAGCCAGGAGTGAAAAGATTTTCATTATGTTTAGATATAGCAGAAATCTTTAAACCACTAATTGGAGAAAGGATGATTTTTTCACTTCTTAATAAAAATCAAATTACTGAAAAAGATTTTGAAAGAGAATCAAATTTTTTATACTTGAAGGAATCTGCAAGGAAAACTATATTGATGGAGTACGATGCAAGATTAAAACGAACTATACTGCATAGAGATTTAGGTCGTGAAGTATCCTATAGATATTTAATTAGACTAGAATGCTATAAACTTATAAAAGAAATTATTGGAGAAAAGGACTATAATGGATTTAAAATATGGTGGTGA